A stretch of the Panicum virgatum strain AP13 chromosome 9N, P.virgatum_v5, whole genome shotgun sequence genome encodes the following:
- the LOC120688897 gene encoding zinc finger BED domain-containing protein RICESLEEPER 2-like: MSNVVTSIRDSVKYVKSSQGRKQRFEKMIKEVGISCDKRPPLDVPTRWNSTYHMLKCALEYERAFEALTREDSQYVHEPLVEEWKMAKKLCDILKTFCDATEVLSGSNYPTTSCIFDQFWEVKLLLEKESSNTDVMIAAMIHKMKEKLQKYWDICFLQICVPVILDPRFKLGFLKFRLSKCFGETSQYFPIVERTFRDLFDEYNSQSSDCTQDHANSVGSVETNVDRSNPWADWSLHQNLRQMRREGLPISELFSDAPCESVSGGFGKSLLSFVCPSDGCPGLRGSEIGGGDGFFCRALKLFLAGRHGEETVT, encoded by the exons ATGAGCAATGTTGTCACAAGTATTAGAGACAGTGTAAAGTATGTGAAGAGCTCACAAGGACGGAAGCAAAGGTTCGAGAAGATGATTAAAGAAGTAGGGATATCTTGTGATAAACGACCGCCACTTGATGTTCCGACGCGGTGGAATTCCACTTATCACATGCTCAAGTGTGCTTTGGAGTATGAGAGAGCATTTGAAGCTCTAACCCGTGAGGACAGTCAGTATGTGCATGAGCCTTTAGTTGAGGAATGGAAGATGGCCAAAAAGCTTTGTGACATCTTGAAGACATTTTGTGATGCTACTGAAGTACTCTCGGGTTCCAACTATCCTACTACAAGCTGTATTTTTGATCAGTTTTGGGAGGTCAAGCTGTTATTGGAAAAGGAGTCCTCAAATACAGATGTTATGATTGCAGCCATGATACATAAGATGAAAGAAAAACTTCAGAAATACtgggatatatgcttcttgcaAATATGTGTTCCAGTCATCTTGGACCCTAGATTTAAGTTGGGATTTCTTAAGTTTCGTCTAAGCAAATGTTTTGGTGAAACATCACAATACTTCCCTATAGTTGAGAGGACATTTCGAGATCTCTTCGATGAATATAACTCACAATCAAGTGACTGTACTCAAGATCATGCAAATTCAGTTGGTAGTGTTGAAACCAATGTTGATAGAAGCAACCCTTGGGCAGATTGGAGCTTGCACCAGAACTTGAGACAAATGAGAAGG GAAGGTTTGCCTATCTCTGAATTGTTTTCTGATGCTCCTTGTGAGTCAGTATCTGGAGGAT TCGGCAAGTCGTTGCTcagcttcgtctgcccgagtgATGGCTGCCCGGGCCTGCGCGGCAGCGAGATCGGCGGCGGTGATGGCTTCTTCTGCCGCGCGCTGAAGCTCTTCCTCGCGGGTCGTCATGGGGAGGAGACGGTGACGTAG